One Denticeps clupeoides chromosome 3, fDenClu1.1, whole genome shotgun sequence DNA window includes the following coding sequences:
- the ppp1cc gene encoding serine/threonine-protein phosphatase PP1-gamma catalytic subunit isoform X1 produces MADIDKLNIDSIIQRLLEVRGSKPGKNVQLQENEIRGLCLKSREIFLSQPILLELEAPLKICGDIHGQYYDLLRLFEYGGYPPESNYLFLGDYVDRGKQSLETICLLLAYKIKYPENFFLLRGNHECASINRIYGFYDECKRRYNIKLWKTFTDCFNCLPIAAIVDEKIFCCHGGLSPDLQSMEQIRRIMRPTDVPDQGLLCDLLWSDPDKDVLGWGENDRGVSFTFGAEVVAKFLHKHDLDLICRAHQVVEDGYEFFAKRQLVTLFSAPNYCGEFDNAGAMMSVDETLMCSFQILKPAEKKKPNSSRPVTPPRNMVTKQAKK; encoded by the exons ATGGCCGACATCGACAAGCTCAATATAGACAGCATCATCCAGCGTCTCCTGGAAG TGAGGGGGTCAAAGCCGGGCAAGAACGTGCAGCTCCAGGAGAACGAGATCCGTGGCCTTTGTCTGAAGTCTCGTGAGATCTTCCTCAGCCAGCCCATCTTGCTGGAGTTGGAGGCTCCTCTGAAGATTTGCG GAGACATCCACGGGCAGTATTACGACCTGCTCCGGCTCTTCGAGTACGGAGGCTACCCGCCTGAGAGCAACTACCTCTTCCTGGGTGACTATGTGGACAGAGGGAAGCAGTCGCTGGAGACCATCTGCCTGCTCCTGGCCTACAAGATAAAATACCCGGAGAACTTCTTTCTGCTGCGTGGCAACCATGAGTGCGCCTCAATCAACCGCATCTATGGCTTCTATGATGAGT GCAAGAGGCGCTATAACATCAAACTGTGGAAGACGTTCACAGACTGCTTCAACTGCCTGCCCATCGCAGCCATTGTGGATGAGAAGATCTTCTGTTGTCATGGAG GCCTGTCCCCCGACCTGCAGTCCATGGAACAGATCAGACGCATCATGCGGCCCACGGATGTGCCCGATCAGGGCCTGCTCTGCGACCTGCTGTGGTCTGACCCTGACAAAGATGTCCTTGGCTGGGGGGAGAATGACCGCGGGGTCTCCTTTACATTTGGAGCAGAAGTGGTGGCCAAGTTTTTGCACAAACATGATCTCGATCTGATCTGCAGAGCTCATCAG GTCGTGGAGGACGGATACGAGTTCTTCGCCAAGAGGCAGCTTGTGACCTTGTTCTCTGCACCCAACTACTGCGGCGAGTTCGACAACGCCGGCGCAATGATGAGCGTGGACGAGACGCTCATGTGCTCCTTTCAG ATACTGAAACCGGCCGAAAAGAAAAAGCCGAACTCCAGCCGCCCTGTAACCCCACCCAGAAACATGGTCACAAAGCAGGCGAAGAAATGA
- the ppp1cc gene encoding serine/threonine-protein phosphatase PP1-gamma catalytic subunit isoform X2 yields the protein MVWFEMSGAFPHMRGSKPGKNVQLQENEIRGLCLKSREIFLSQPILLELEAPLKICGDIHGQYYDLLRLFEYGGYPPESNYLFLGDYVDRGKQSLETICLLLAYKIKYPENFFLLRGNHECASINRIYGFYDECKRRYNIKLWKTFTDCFNCLPIAAIVDEKIFCCHGGLSPDLQSMEQIRRIMRPTDVPDQGLLCDLLWSDPDKDVLGWGENDRGVSFTFGAEVVAKFLHKHDLDLICRAHQVVEDGYEFFAKRQLVTLFSAPNYCGEFDNAGAMMSVDETLMCSFQILKPAEKKKPNSSRPVTPPRNMVTKQAKK from the exons ATGGTGTGGTTCGAAATGTCTGGAGCTTTCCCTCATA TGAGGGGGTCAAAGCCGGGCAAGAACGTGCAGCTCCAGGAGAACGAGATCCGTGGCCTTTGTCTGAAGTCTCGTGAGATCTTCCTCAGCCAGCCCATCTTGCTGGAGTTGGAGGCTCCTCTGAAGATTTGCG GAGACATCCACGGGCAGTATTACGACCTGCTCCGGCTCTTCGAGTACGGAGGCTACCCGCCTGAGAGCAACTACCTCTTCCTGGGTGACTATGTGGACAGAGGGAAGCAGTCGCTGGAGACCATCTGCCTGCTCCTGGCCTACAAGATAAAATACCCGGAGAACTTCTTTCTGCTGCGTGGCAACCATGAGTGCGCCTCAATCAACCGCATCTATGGCTTCTATGATGAGT GCAAGAGGCGCTATAACATCAAACTGTGGAAGACGTTCACAGACTGCTTCAACTGCCTGCCCATCGCAGCCATTGTGGATGAGAAGATCTTCTGTTGTCATGGAG GCCTGTCCCCCGACCTGCAGTCCATGGAACAGATCAGACGCATCATGCGGCCCACGGATGTGCCCGATCAGGGCCTGCTCTGCGACCTGCTGTGGTCTGACCCTGACAAAGATGTCCTTGGCTGGGGGGAGAATGACCGCGGGGTCTCCTTTACATTTGGAGCAGAAGTGGTGGCCAAGTTTTTGCACAAACATGATCTCGATCTGATCTGCAGAGCTCATCAG GTCGTGGAGGACGGATACGAGTTCTTCGCCAAGAGGCAGCTTGTGACCTTGTTCTCTGCACCCAACTACTGCGGCGAGTTCGACAACGCCGGCGCAATGATGAGCGTGGACGAGACGCTCATGTGCTCCTTTCAG ATACTGAAACCGGCCGAAAAGAAAAAGCCGAACTCCAGCCGCCCTGTAACCCCACCCAGAAACATGGTCACAAAGCAGGCGAAGAAATGA